GCCGCCGATGTCCGGGGAAACGATCACCGGATGCTCGAGCGCGAGCGAGCGGAAGTAGTCGCCGAGGATCATCCGCGCCGGCAGATGGTCGAGCGGGATGTCGAAGAACCCCCACAGCTGTCCGGTGTGCAGGTCCACGGTCAGGATGCGATCCGCGCCGGCCGTCGTCAAAAGGTTCGCGACGAGCTTCGCGGAGATCGGCTCCCGCGGCTTGATCTTGCGATCCTGGCGTGCATACCCGAAGTACGGAATCACCGCCGTGACGCGCGCGGCGCTCGCCCGCCGCAGCGCGTCGATGATGATCAGCAGTTCCATGAGCGTCTCGTTCGCCGGTGGACAGGTCGACTGCACGGCGAAGGCGTCGAGGCCGCGCACGCTCTCCTCGATGCGGACGCCGATCTCCCCGTCGGCAAACCGGAAGACGTGGATCGCGCCCACCGGCAGCCCCAGGTACTCGCCGATGCCCCGGGCGAGGTCCGGATTGCTGGTGCCGCTGAAGATCCGGATCT
This region of bacterium genomic DNA includes:
- a CDS encoding ribose-phosphate pyrophosphokinase, with translation MADPQIRIFSGTSNPDLARGIGEYLGLPVGAIHVFRFADGEIGVRIEESVRGLDAFAVQSTCPPANETLMELLIIIDALRRASAARVTAVIPYFGYARQDRKIKPREPISAKLVANLLTTAGADRILTVDLHTGQLWGFFDIPLDHLPARMILGDYFRSLALEHPVIVSPDIGGVKRAREFAQYLGAPLAIIDKRRDRPNQVAEIVHVIGKVYRRTAILVDDIIDTGGTLTLAAEALMKRGVRAVYACCTHAILSPPALARLARSPIEQLVVTDTIPVPPEKRTAKLAVISVAGLIGEAVQRVHAEQSVSELFGAPRVMQTATEGE